One genomic segment of Pseudomonas chlororaphis subsp. aurantiaca includes these proteins:
- a CDS encoding MFS transporter, which translates to MPSATPPMVPARLFGLFCVASYLLSLSYGSTFLLSLLIGSRGGNEHDAGSVISVAMLSTLVAVIFSGHLSDLLGAARSIALFGCLLVVASLGFALTPGFGDALLFFGLTLGLGWGVFYTLGPIIVAMMVAPAQRARFFALLSGSMMSGIGSGPLLGRLANALGYPLTAAFLLAAAASLIGVLIFWRLGAQLKRHPSHLGAGAAKISWASSARVLSSKALFPILMVGLGGCVFGGLSSFQTSYAASRSLDYSLFFLGFMAAAIGSRLLIAGFVVKRDAYRAACLLSGLMLGSILMFQLMVDDAESYLLAAVVLGVGYGLTYSVINGLAANEAPPGDTSQALLLFSLAYFIGVFGFPLLAGRIIVEQGMPALMLTVLGIALLNWLISVGRLVWRGLKPGGVAQNA; encoded by the coding sequence ATGCCCAGCGCTACCCCCCCCATGGTTCCAGCCAGGCTGTTCGGGCTGTTCTGCGTCGCCAGCTACCTGCTGTCGCTGTCCTATGGCTCGACCTTCCTGCTCTCGCTGCTGATCGGCTCGCGCGGTGGCAATGAGCACGATGCCGGCAGCGTGATTTCGGTCGCCATGCTCAGCACCTTGGTCGCGGTGATCTTCTCGGGGCACCTGTCGGACCTGCTCGGCGCCGCGCGCTCGATTGCCCTGTTCGGTTGCCTGCTGGTGGTCGCCAGCCTGGGCTTTGCCCTGACGCCGGGCTTCGGCGATGCCCTGCTGTTTTTCGGCCTGACCCTGGGCCTGGGCTGGGGCGTGTTTTACACCCTGGGGCCGATCATCGTGGCAATGATGGTGGCGCCGGCGCAGCGGGCCAGGTTCTTCGCCCTGCTGTCGGGCAGCATGATGAGCGGCATCGGCTCGGGCCCGCTGCTGGGGCGGCTGGCCAACGCCCTGGGTTACCCGTTGACTGCGGCCTTTCTGCTCGCCGCGGCCGCCAGCCTGATCGGCGTGCTGATCTTCTGGCGCCTGGGCGCGCAGCTGAAAAGACACCCCAGCCATCTGGGGGCCGGCGCGGCGAAAATCAGTTGGGCCAGCAGTGCCCGGGTGCTCTCGTCCAAGGCCTTGTTCCCGATCCTCATGGTCGGTCTCGGCGGCTGCGTATTCGGCGGCCTGTCGAGTTTCCAGACCAGCTACGCGGCCTCCCGATCGCTGGACTATTCGCTGTTCTTTCTCGGCTTTATGGCGGCCGCCATCGGCAGCCGCCTGCTGATCGCCGGCTTTGTGGTCAAGCGCGACGCCTATCGCGCGGCGTGCCTGCTCTCGGGGCTGATGCTGGGATCGATCCTGATGTTCCAGCTGATGGTCGATGACGCGGAGAGTTATCTGCTGGCCGCCGTGGTCCTGGGGGTCGGCTACGGCCTGACCTACTCGGTGATCAACGGCCTGGCCGCCAACGAAGCGCCGCCCGGCGACACCTCGCAAGCCTTGCTGCTGTTCAGCCTGGCCTATTTCATCGGGGTGTTCGGCTTTCCGCTGCTGGCCGGCCGGATCATCGTCGAACAGGGCATGCCAGCCCTGATGCTCACGGTGCTGGGCATCGCCCTGCTGAACTGGCTGATCAGCGTCGGGCGCCTGGTCTGGCGCGGGCTGAAACCCGGCGGGGTGGCGCAGAACGCCTGA
- a CDS encoding DUF1285 domain-containing protein: MSGPGKANDLLAQIPKAEKGLPPVHLWNPDFCGDIDMRIARDGTWYYLGTPIGRKPMVKLFSTIIRRDGDDYFLITPVEKVGIKVDDAPFVAVTLEVEGEGEELVLRFTTNVDEQVSAGSEHPLRVVIDPQTQEPAPYIHVRSNLEALVHRNVFYQLVELAVSRPIDGQNWLGVWSGGVFFPIGLEP; encoded by the coding sequence ATGAGTGGTCCGGGCAAAGCCAACGATCTGTTGGCGCAGATTCCCAAGGCGGAGAAGGGCTTGCCGCCGGTCCACCTGTGGAATCCCGACTTCTGCGGCGATATCGACATGCGTATCGCCCGCGACGGCACCTGGTACTACCTGGGTACCCCCATTGGCCGCAAACCCATGGTCAAGCTGTTCTCCACCATCATTCGCCGCGATGGCGACGACTATTTCCTGATCACCCCGGTGGAAAAGGTCGGCATCAAGGTCGATGACGCGCCTTTTGTTGCCGTCACCCTGGAGGTCGAAGGCGAGGGCGAGGAGCTGGTCCTGCGCTTTACCACCAATGTCGACGAGCAGGTCAGCGCTGGCAGCGAACACCCGCTGCGGGTGGTGATCGACCCGCAGACCCAGGAGCCGGCGCCTTACATTCACGTGCGCAGCAACCTGGAAGCACTGGTGCACCGCAACGTGTTCTACCAATTGGTGGAGCTGGCGGTGAGCCGTCCGATCGACGGTCAGAACTGGCTGGGCGTCTGGAGCGGCGGGGTGTTCTTCCCGATCGGCCTGGAGCCCTGA
- a CDS encoding DUF4823 domain-containing protein, translated as MRSLVLLLAFLGLGGCMNVSDMGEGVRYHMGDAGFLDHSNTQRSNSFRVQPDSFIFIAQGAFAPPGSAYPRPNVVAEEAFKGFIEYFPMVRRARAPEGLDQAMAEAREVGAHYLLYTRFAKADDRIGNSDEWFDQQAVDRLGIDNGVIQIMLIETSTQYLIDTARIRSRGGLLTFHDNKPEDLLGPPLEQYARSLLGLSD; from the coding sequence ATGCGTAGCCTGGTTTTGCTGCTGGCTTTTTTGGGGCTCGGCGGCTGCATGAATGTCAGCGATATGGGTGAGGGTGTTCGCTATCACATGGGCGATGCGGGTTTCCTCGATCACAGTAATACCCAGCGCTCCAACTCGTTCCGCGTTCAACCGGACTCGTTCATTTTCATCGCCCAGGGCGCCTTTGCGCCGCCGGGCAGCGCCTACCCGCGCCCCAACGTGGTGGCCGAGGAAGCCTTCAAGGGCTTTATCGAATACTTCCCCATGGTTCGCCGCGCCCGGGCGCCGGAAGGCCTGGACCAGGCCATGGCCGAGGCCCGTGAGGTGGGTGCGCATTACCTGCTGTACACCCGTTTCGCCAAGGCCGACGACCGTATCGGCAACTCCGATGAATGGTTCGACCAGCAAGCCGTGGATCGTCTGGGGATCGACAACGGCGTGATTCAGATCATGCTGATCGAGACCAGTACCCAGTATCTGATCGACACCGCGCGGATTCGCAGTCGTGGCGGTTTACTGACGTTCCACGACAACAAGCCGGAAGACCTGCTTGGCCCGCCGCTCGAACAATACGCCCGCAGCCTGTTAGGCTTGAGCGATTAA
- a CDS encoding PfkB family carbohydrate kinase yields MPRMLHTGQVMVDLVMSVDRLPSSGGDVLAQSASFEAGGGFNVMAAAQRNGLPVLYLGRHGNGRFGDLAREAMRAEGIQIALEASRTEDTGLCVALTEATAERSFISYIGAEGQLSAQDLAGVAVQADDFVYVSGYSLLHVGKAEALLDWLLALPQAIRLVFDPGPLVDSPDSAAMRRLLPRIDLWTSNSVEALRFTGTTTIAAALRRLHEGLPREVLLVVRDGPQGCWVSQHGHSAHVPGFKVQAVDSNGAGDAHAGVFVAALAQGLEPLQAARRANAAAALAVTRWGPATAPGAAEVDALVNGDNVRA; encoded by the coding sequence ATGCCTAGAATGCTGCACACCGGCCAGGTCATGGTCGACCTGGTGATGTCCGTGGACCGCCTGCCGAGCTCCGGCGGCGACGTGCTGGCGCAGTCCGCCAGCTTCGAGGCCGGCGGCGGCTTCAACGTGATGGCTGCCGCCCAGCGTAATGGCCTGCCGGTGCTGTACCTGGGGCGACACGGCAACGGTCGCTTCGGGGATCTGGCACGGGAGGCGATGCGCGCCGAGGGCATCCAGATCGCTCTCGAGGCCAGCCGTACCGAGGACACCGGCCTGTGCGTGGCGCTGACCGAAGCCACGGCCGAACGCAGCTTCATTTCCTACATCGGGGCGGAAGGCCAGCTGTCGGCCCAGGACCTGGCCGGTGTCGCGGTGCAGGCCGACGACTTTGTCTATGTCAGCGGCTACAGCCTGCTGCATGTGGGCAAGGCCGAGGCCTTGCTGGACTGGCTGCTGGCCTTGCCACAGGCGATCCGGCTGGTGTTCGATCCGGGCCCGCTGGTGGATTCGCCGGACTCCGCGGCCATGCGCCGGCTGCTGCCGCGTATCGATCTCTGGACCAGCAACAGCGTCGAGGCCTTGCGTTTCACCGGGACCACGACCATCGCCGCAGCCCTGCGACGTTTGCATGAGGGGCTGCCGCGGGAGGTGTTGCTGGTGGTCAGGGACGGGCCGCAGGGCTGCTGGGTCAGCCAGCATGGCCACAGCGCCCATGTGCCGGGCTTCAAGGTCCAGGCGGTGGACAGCAATGGCGCTGGCGATGCCCATGCCGGAGTTTTCGTCGCGGCCCTGGCGCAGGGGCTGGAGCCGTTGCAGGCGGCGCGCCGTGCCAACGCCGCGGCGGCCCTGGCGGTGACCCGCTGGGGGCCGGCCACCGCGCCGGGCGCGGCGGAGGTGGATGCGCTGGTCAACGGGGATAACGTCCGAGCCTAG
- a CDS encoding termination factor Rho — MPRGSKAKYTAEQKRKAAHIEAGYEAKGVPKDEAEARAWATVNKQSGGGERAGGSGQRTPASEKAAARHSSAKRAAASREGHARNSQASLSTQTKDSLLKEARVKNIRGRSTMSKQQLIDALRKAG, encoded by the coding sequence ATGCCTCGTGGAAGCAAAGCCAAATACACCGCCGAACAGAAGCGCAAGGCCGCGCATATCGAAGCCGGCTACGAAGCCAAGGGCGTGCCCAAGGACGAGGCCGAAGCGCGCGCCTGGGCCACGGTGAACAAGCAGTCCGGTGGAGGGGAACGGGCTGGCGGCTCCGGGCAACGCACACCGGCCTCGGAAAAGGCCGCCGCACGCCACTCCTCGGCCAAGCGTGCCGCCGCCAGCCGTGAGGGGCACGCCCGTAACAGCCAGGCCTCGCTGAGTACCCAGACGAAAGACAGCCTGCTGAAGGAAGCCCGGGTGAAGAATATCCGCGGCCGCTCGACCATGAGCAAGCAGCAATTGATCGACGCATTGCGCAAGGCGGGATAA
- a CDS encoding HD domain-containing protein, translated as MTAHAFAPLPDLANTLLPHALEPVDDGAHDLSHLQRVWANVRRIAREDGGDLQVLLAATLLHDCVAVEKSSPLRAQASRLSAEKAAVLLHQLSWPEAKIAAVAHAIEAHSFSAAIQADTLEAKILQDADRLDALGALGVARTFYIGGRLNRAFYDPHDPHAEHRGYDDLNFTLDHFHTKLLHLAEGFQTVTGARLAQVRHARLKRFMDEFIDEIGD; from the coding sequence ATGACCGCCCACGCTTTTGCTCCCCTGCCCGATCTCGCCAACACCCTGCTACCCCACGCCTTGGAGCCCGTCGACGACGGCGCCCACGACCTGTCGCACCTGCAGCGGGTGTGGGCCAATGTGCGGCGTATCGCCAGGGAAGACGGCGGCGACTTGCAGGTGTTGCTGGCCGCCACCCTGTTGCACGACTGCGTCGCCGTGGAAAAGAGCTCACCGCTGCGCGCCCAGGCCTCGCGCCTGTCGGCGGAAAAGGCCGCGGTCCTGCTGCATCAACTGAGCTGGCCCGAAGCCAAGATCGCCGCAGTGGCCCACGCCATCGAAGCCCACAGCTTTTCCGCCGCCATCCAGGCCGACACCCTGGAGGCGAAGATCCTGCAGGACGCCGACCGTCTCGACGCCCTGGGCGCTCTCGGCGTGGCCCGCACCTTCTATATCGGCGGCCGGTTGAACCGAGCCTTCTACGATCCCCACGACCCGCACGCTGAGCACCGCGGTTACGACGACCTGAACTTCACCCTCGACCACTTCCACACCAAGCTGCTGCACCTGGCCGAGGGCTTTCAGACCGTGACCGGCGCGCGCCTGGCGCAGGTGCGGCATGCCCGACTGAAGCGCTTCATGGACGAGTTCATTGACGAGATCGGCGACTGA
- a CDS encoding GTP 3',8-cyclase MoaA, giving the protein MIVDRQGRRFRNLRISLTSACNYACTYCVPNGKRLVAAQDELSAEAMARGVAYLIEAAGIERLRITGGEPLVSPKLEAFMGAVGQMGLEDISLTTNGQLLARKLPLLVDAGIRRINVSLDTLDASAFRGIARGGDLATVLDGVDQARAAGMKIKVNMVPLRGQNLDQVMPLLDYCLERGYELRFIELMRMGHLASDSNAFLQQFVSLQQLLSLIGERYEYLQADAPVDATAVRYEIPGLGHFGVIANESVPFCRTCSRLRLSSTGWLHGCLSSSNRHYVGDLLDKPRHQALPALQRLLVKALGDKQDVAFSGGATVMKIIGG; this is encoded by the coding sequence ATGATCGTTGACCGTCAAGGCAGGCGTTTTCGCAATCTGCGTATCAGCCTGACTTCTGCCTGCAACTATGCCTGTACCTACTGCGTGCCCAACGGCAAGCGGCTGGTGGCTGCCCAGGACGAGTTGTCGGCCGAGGCCATGGCGCGCGGCGTGGCCTACCTGATCGAGGCGGCAGGCATCGAGCGCCTGCGGATCACCGGCGGCGAGCCCCTGGTCAGCCCGAAACTCGAAGCCTTTATGGGCGCGGTGGGGCAAATGGGCTTGGAAGACATCAGCCTGACCACTAACGGCCAATTGCTCGCACGCAAGCTGCCGCTGCTGGTGGATGCCGGTATCCGGCGCATCAACGTTTCCCTCGACACCCTGGACGCCTCGGCTTTTCGCGGCATCGCGCGTGGCGGCGACCTGGCAACCGTGCTTGACGGCGTGGACCAGGCTCGCGCGGCGGGCATGAAAATCAAGGTCAACATGGTGCCGCTGCGCGGGCAGAACCTGGACCAGGTGATGCCGCTGCTCGACTACTGCCTGGAGCGTGGTTATGAACTGCGCTTTATCGAGCTGATGCGCATGGGCCACCTGGCCAGTGATTCCAATGCCTTCCTGCAGCAGTTCGTCAGCCTGCAACAGTTGCTGAGCCTGATCGGTGAACGCTACGAATACCTGCAGGCCGATGCCCCGGTGGATGCCACGGCCGTGCGTTATGAAATTCCGGGGCTGGGCCACTTCGGCGTAATTGCCAACGAAAGCGTGCCGTTCTGCCGGACCTGCTCGCGCCTGCGGTTGTCGTCCACCGGCTGGCTGCACGGTTGCCTGTCGTCGAGCAACCGGCATTATGTCGGCGACCTGCTGGACAAGCCGCGCCATCAAGCCTTGCCGGCCTTGCAGCGCCTGCTGGTCAAGGCCTTGGGCGACAAGCAGGATGTGGCGTTCTCCGGTGGGGCGACGGTGATGAAAATCATCGGCGGCTAA
- a CDS encoding DUF3829 domain-containing protein → MNTRMFLAAALLGGSVLLAGCGDKSEKVSQPAAQVDARQQEIDKYNQYVGAANSISESFQTFLQRYQQYEVPALAAKAPITAFSVGNDILIDRLSRALDGALAIDTPIPEVDLAAQAFSAALKTLSPLSHELQNYATSKGYLSDNGELARRQSQAYLAALTAVSEKEQDFYAGLGARDLALTKQAFDEAPKDTAAYYRAGLIYYGKLNTADAETLFAEPNDPQALAAFEKSLALVADAAAGWNGKVSAQAAQSGKSCGGGMLEINEFIGQSRSIIRDVKDGVYKRAPEGAMKNLPAHMQSSSIVRSANRYNRTYGNMINRFNHPTC, encoded by the coding sequence ATGAATACCCGGATGTTTTTGGCTGCGGCCCTGTTGGGCGGCAGCGTGCTGCTGGCCGGTTGTGGTGACAAGAGTGAAAAAGTCAGCCAGCCCGCGGCACAGGTCGATGCCCGGCAGCAGGAAATCGACAAATACAACCAGTACGTCGGTGCGGCGAACAGCATCAGCGAATCCTTCCAGACGTTCTTGCAGCGTTACCAGCAGTACGAGGTGCCGGCCCTGGCGGCCAAGGCGCCGATCACCGCTTTCAGCGTCGGCAACGATATCCTCATCGATCGCCTGAGCCGGGCCCTGGATGGCGCCCTGGCCATCGATACGCCCATCCCGGAAGTGGATCTGGCGGCCCAGGCCTTTTCCGCGGCCCTGAAAACCCTCTCGCCGCTGAGCCATGAACTGCAGAACTACGCCACTTCCAAGGGCTACCTGAGCGACAACGGCGAGCTGGCCCGTCGCCAGAGCCAGGCCTATCTGGCCGCCCTGACCGCGGTCAGCGAAAAGGAGCAGGACTTCTACGCCGGCCTGGGCGCGCGCGACCTGGCGCTGACCAAGCAGGCCTTCGATGAGGCGCCGAAAGACACCGCGGCCTATTACCGTGCCGGGTTGATCTACTACGGCAAACTCAACACCGCCGATGCCGAGACGCTGTTCGCCGAACCGAACGATCCGCAGGCACTGGCGGCTTTCGAGAAGTCCCTGGCACTGGTGGCCGACGCGGCCGCGGGCTGGAATGGCAAGGTCAGCGCCCAGGCGGCACAGAGCGGCAAGTCGTGCGGTGGCGGCATGCTGGAAATCAATGAGTTCATCGGCCAGTCGCGTTCGATCATCCGCGACGTCAAGGACGGGGTGTACAAGCGCGCTCCCGAGGGCGCGATGAAGAACCTGCCGGCGCATATGCAGAGCTCGAGCATCGTTCGCTCGGCCAACCGCTACAACCGCACCTACGGCAACATGATCAATCGCTTCAACCATCCGACCTGCTGA
- a CDS encoding purine-cytosine permease family protein, whose protein sequence is MSASNPGQSAGQLETRGIEPVPEGECNGHPLQLFWVWFAANISILGLPLGATLVAFRGLSIGQAIIVAILGAAGSFAVVGIISIAGRRGRAPSLTLSRAIFGVRGNIGPTLVSLMSRLGWETVNTTTAAFVLLSLCSILFGSPVEAKSAPLLTLLFIGIFVLLTLAVSGLGHATLLVIQKWATYVFGALNLLVGGFLCATIDWSAVFNATPAPLSAMIIGVGTMAAGTGIGWANAGADMSRYQHRSVKAARLVASAAFGAGIPLVLLITLGGLLSVGNDDLASATDPIVAIRDMLPTWMAVPYLITAFGGLLLSNNLSVYSAGLTTLTLGLKVKRVYAVVVDIVAIFAGSIYFMLIAESFYGPFITFISLLAVPITAWVGIFVVDLIHRHYYSPKDLLDVTPSSAYWYRGGVEWRAFGAWALAIVLGFSFTTIGTTAENVWFAGPLADSWLGHNGLGWIVTFLVAGGVYAVLGGARDRRAAFVENANA, encoded by the coding sequence ATGAGTGCATCGAACCCCGGGCAAAGTGCCGGGCAGCTGGAAACCCGCGGCATCGAGCCGGTGCCGGAAGGCGAGTGCAACGGCCATCCGCTGCAACTGTTCTGGGTCTGGTTCGCCGCCAACATCAGCATCCTCGGCTTGCCGCTGGGCGCGACCCTGGTGGCTTTTCGCGGCCTGTCGATCGGGCAGGCGATCATCGTCGCCATCCTCGGCGCCGCCGGTTCGTTCGCGGTGGTGGGGATCATCTCCATTGCCGGGCGTCGTGGGCGGGCGCCGAGCCTGACGCTGTCGCGGGCGATCTTTGGCGTGCGCGGCAATATCGGCCCGACCCTGGTGTCGCTGATGTCGCGCCTGGGCTGGGAAACCGTCAACACCACCACCGCCGCCTTCGTCCTGCTGTCGCTGTGTTCGATCCTGTTCGGCTCGCCAGTGGAGGCCAAAAGCGCGCCACTGCTGACCCTGCTGTTCATCGGCATTTTCGTGCTGCTGACCCTGGCCGTCTCCGGCCTCGGCCACGCGACCCTCTTGGTAATCCAGAAGTGGGCCACCTATGTGTTCGGCGCGCTGAACCTGCTGGTGGGTGGCTTCCTCTGCGCCACCATCGACTGGAGCGCGGTGTTCAACGCCACCCCGGCGCCGTTGAGCGCGATGATCATCGGCGTCGGCACCATGGCCGCGGGCACCGGTATCGGTTGGGCCAATGCCGGCGCCGACATGTCGCGGTATCAGCACCGCAGCGTCAAGGCCGCGCGCCTGGTGGCGTCGGCGGCCTTCGGCGCCGGCATTCCGCTGGTGCTGTTGATTACCCTGGGCGGCCTGCTGTCGGTGGGCAACGACGACCTGGCCTCGGCCACCGATCCGATCGTGGCGATTCGCGACATGCTGCCGACCTGGATGGCGGTGCCGTACCTGATCACCGCTTTCGGCGGCCTGCTGCTGTCGAACAACCTGTCGGTGTACTCGGCCGGCCTGACCACCCTGACCCTGGGGCTCAAAGTCAAGCGGGTGTATGCGGTGGTGGTGGACATCGTGGCGATCTTCGCCGGCTCCATCTACTTCATGCTGATCGCCGAGAGCTTCTACGGGCCGTTCATTACCTTCATTTCGCTGCTGGCGGTGCCCATCACCGCCTGGGTCGGGATCTTCGTGGTCGACCTGATCCACCGTCACTACTACAGCCCCAAGGACCTGCTGGACGTCACCCCGAGCAGCGCCTACTGGTATCGCGGCGGGGTCGAATGGCGGGCCTTCGGCGCCTGGGCGCTGGCCATAGTGCTGGGTTTCAGCTTCACCACCATCGGCACCACGGCCGAGAACGTCTGGTTCGCCGGGCCGCTGGCCGATTCCTGGCTGGGCCATAACGGCCTGGGCTGGATCGTCACCTTCCTGGTGGCCGGCGGCGTGTATGCCGTGCTGGGCGGGGCCAGGGACCGCCGCGCTGCCTTTGTCGAGAATGCCAATGCCTAG
- a CDS encoding ADP-ribosylglycohydrolase family protein: MIPLDRALGAFYGLALGDALGMPTQSLSRQQIKQGFGAIHSLEDAGPDQPIAANMPKGSITDDTEQAILVGDLLVAGKGRIEPAALAHSLIEWEAAMQAKGSQDLLGPSTKRAIEMILAGHTAEEAGRYGTTNGAAMRITPVGIAANVDDAQGFIRAVVEACQVTHNTTLGISSAAAVAAVVSAGINGVPLGDALQIGVQIAQEAERHGHWVAGGRIATRISWARTLSVESDKALLADLLYDLIGTSVASQESVVVSFALAHQVAIGELQAFEALCMAASLGGDTDTIAAILGAMLGACQGMECWPAALIEQIKQVNDLDLEPLVQGLLALR; this comes from the coding sequence ATGATCCCGCTGGATCGCGCTCTGGGCGCCTTTTACGGGTTGGCCCTGGGTGATGCCCTGGGCATGCCGACCCAATCCTTGAGCCGGCAGCAGATCAAGCAGGGTTTCGGTGCCATCCACAGCCTGGAAGACGCCGGTCCCGATCAACCGATTGCCGCCAACATGCCCAAGGGCTCGATCACCGACGACACCGAGCAGGCGATCCTGGTCGGCGACCTGCTGGTCGCGGGCAAGGGCCGGATCGAACCGGCGGCGCTGGCCCACAGCCTGATCGAGTGGGAAGCGGCGATGCAGGCCAAGGGCTCCCAGGACCTGCTGGGCCCTTCGACCAAACGCGCGATCGAGATGATCCTCGCCGGGCATACCGCGGAAGAGGCCGGGCGTTACGGCACCACCAACGGCGCGGCGATGCGCATCACCCCGGTGGGTATCGCGGCGAATGTCGACGATGCCCAGGGCTTTATCCGCGCGGTGGTAGAGGCCTGCCAGGTCACCCATAACACCACGCTGGGCATCTCCAGCGCGGCGGCGGTGGCGGCGGTGGTATCCGCCGGGATCAATGGCGTGCCGCTGGGCGACGCCTTGCAGATCGGCGTGCAGATCGCCCAGGAGGCGGAGCGGCATGGCCACTGGGTGGCCGGCGGCCGTATCGCTACGCGCATCAGTTGGGCGCGCACCCTCAGTGTCGAAAGCGACAAGGCGCTGCTGGCCGATCTGCTGTACGACCTGATCGGTACTTCCGTCGCTTCCCAGGAATCGGTGGTGGTCTCCTTCGCCCTGGCGCATCAGGTGGCCATCGGTGAGTTGCAAGCGTTCGAGGCGCTGTGCATGGCCGCCAGCCTGGGGGGCGACACCGATACCATTGCCGCGATCCTCGGCGCGATGCTCGGTGCCTGCCAGGGGATGGAGTGCTGGCCGGCCGCCTTGATCGAGCAGATCAAGCAGGTCAACGACCTGGATCTCGAACCGCTGGTGCAGGGGCTGCTGGCCTTGCGTTAA
- a CDS encoding TetR/AcrR family transcriptional regulator — protein MQKEPRKVREFRRREQEILDTALKLFLDQGEDSVTVEMIADAVGIGKGTIYKHFKSKAEIYLRLMLDYERDLNELLHSADVDKDKEALSRAYFEFRMRDPQRYRLFDRLEEKVVKGNQVPEMVEELHKIRASNFERLTLLIKGRISEGKLEDVPPYFHYCAAWALVHGAVALYHSPFWSNVLEDQEGFFQFLMDIGVRMGNKRKRDPDSSGS, from the coding sequence ATGCAGAAAGAACCTCGTAAGGTCCGTGAGTTTCGTCGCCGCGAGCAAGAAATTCTCGATACCGCGCTCAAGCTGTTCCTCGATCAAGGTGAAGACAGCGTCACCGTCGAGATGATCGCTGATGCCGTTGGTATCGGCAAAGGGACCATCTACAAGCACTTCAAGTCCAAGGCGGAGATCTATCTGCGCCTGATGCTCGATTATGAGCGCGACCTGAACGAGCTGCTGCACTCTGCCGATGTCGACAAGGATAAGGAAGCCCTGTCCCGGGCCTACTTCGAATTCCGCATGCGCGATCCACAGCGTTACCGGCTGTTCGATCGCCTGGAAGAGAAGGTGGTCAAGGGCAACCAGGTGCCGGAAATGGTCGAGGAGTTGCACAAGATCCGTGCTTCCAACTTCGAACGCCTGACCTTGTTGATCAAGGGCCGCATCAGCGAAGGCAAGCTCGAAGACGTGCCGCCTTACTTCCACTACTGCGCGGCCTGGGCGCTGGTGCACGGCGCGGTGGCGCTGTACCACTCGCCGTTCTGGAGCAACGTGCTGGAAGACCAGGAAGGCTTCTTCCAGTTCCTGATGGACATCGGCGTGCGCATGGGCAACAAGCGCAAGCGCGACCCCGATAGCTCCGGCAGCTGA
- a CDS encoding GntR family transcriptional regulator, producing the protein MIRHVRFDKKKRVVDELIRRIESGLMEDGFLLPGEHQLAQEFSVSRGTLREALAELKRRNYIATQSGVGSIVTFDGVVLDQQNGWAQALADSGALINTEVLRLEAVQRPDLLSRFGTDQFIALDRRRRSTDGTVVSLERSLMPATGALESLPRVGLIDDSLTITLAAYGYIGERGDQWIGAEPLGEEEARLLGRPAGSVFLKALRTTYDRRGRFMEQVESFLDPLHFRLHLEFGAQK; encoded by the coding sequence ATGATTAGACATGTTCGATTTGACAAGAAAAAACGCGTGGTCGATGAGCTGATCCGACGCATCGAAAGCGGCCTCATGGAGGACGGTTTCCTGCTGCCGGGCGAGCATCAGTTGGCCCAGGAATTCTCGGTGAGTCGTGGCACCCTGCGTGAGGCCCTGGCCGAACTCAAACGCCGCAACTACATCGCCACCCAGAGCGGGGTCGGCTCCATCGTCACCTTTGACGGAGTGGTGCTGGACCAGCAAAACGGCTGGGCCCAGGCCCTGGCGGACAGCGGGGCGCTGATCAACACCGAGGTGCTGCGCCTGGAAGCGGTGCAGCGTCCGGACCTGCTCAGCCGCTTCGGCACCGACCAGTTCATCGCCCTGGACCGGCGCCGGCGCTCTACCGACGGCACCGTGGTTTCCCTTGAACGTTCCCTGATGCCCGCCACCGGAGCCCTGGAAAGCCTGCCGCGAGTAGGGCTGATCGATGATTCCCTGACCATTACCCTGGCCGCCTACGGCTACATCGGCGAGCGTGGCGATCAATGGATCGGCGCCGAGCCACTGGGTGAAGAAGAGGCACGACTGCTGGGACGTCCGGCCGGCAGTGTGTTTCTCAAGGCCCTGCGGACCACCTATGACCGCCGCGGGCGTTTCATGGAACAGGTGGAAAGTTTTCTCGACCCGCTGCACTTTCGCCTGCACCTGGAATTCGGAGCGCAGAAATGA